Genomic DNA from Oceaniferula marina:
TTCGCTCCTCCCTCAAGCAATTTACGACACCTCATTATGGAAACATCCTACACTCCCGACCCTCTTCGCTACGACGGGCGCATGCCCTACCGCCGCTGCGGTCAGTCCGGTCTCAAGCTGCCAGCCTTGTCCCTTGGATTCTGGCACAACTTCGGCGACGTGGATGACCAGAGCGAGGCCCGCGCCATCATGCACCGGGCGTTTGACCTCGGCATCACTCACTTCGATTTCGCCAACAACTACGGTCCACCTCCCGGATCCGCCGAACGCAACTGCGGCCAAATTCTCACCCGGGACTTCACCAAATACCGTGATGAATTAATCATCTCCAGCAAAGCCGGCTACCTCATGTGGGACGGCCCCTATGGAGAATGGGGTTCACGCAAAAACCTGCTCGCATCTCTGGATCAATCGCTCGACCGCCTTCAGCTCGATTACGTCGATATCTTCTATTCCCATCGACCCGACCCTGAAACTCCGTTAGAAGAAACCATGGGAGCACTTGCCACCGCCATCCAACAAGGCAAGGCACTCTACGTCGGCATTTCCAACTACCCTGCCGAGATGGCAGCTAAGGCAATTGACATCCTAGCTGAGATGGGGGTGCGCTGCCTGATC
This window encodes:
- the mgrA gene encoding L-glyceraldehyde 3-phosphate reductase, yielding METSYTPDPLRYDGRMPYRRCGQSGLKLPALSLGFWHNFGDVDDQSEARAIMHRAFDLGITHFDFANNYGPPPGSAERNCGQILTRDFTKYRDELIISSKAGYLMWDGPYGEWGSRKNLLASLDQSLDRLQLDYVDIFYSHRPDPETPLEETMGALATAIQQGKALYVGISNYPAEMAAKAIDILAEMGVRCLIHQPRYNLFDRWIEGGLTDVLTEKGVGCIPFSPLAQGMLTSRYLDGIPKDSRAAKEHGFLQQDMVEEKIDAIQALNRIAQQRGQSLAHMALAWILNHPAVTSALIGASSVKQLEENVRCLEQLNFSDEELKAIDAACIL